The Comamonas testosteroni genome contains the following window.
TACTGGGAAGTGCACGGCACTTTCGACGCCCAGGCCGGCCAGTACCTGGGCAAGTGGTTCAACCCGCAGTGGAAGAAATCGGACGATGCCGAGGCCAAGGCCGACCGCCTGTGGAACAAGGCCGAGGCCGAAGCGATTGCCGCAGCCGTCCAGGGCAAGCCGGCCACCGTCACCGAGGAAAGCAAGCCCACCACGCAGGCATCGCCCCTGCTTTTCGACCTGACCAGCCTGCAGCGCGAGGCCAACGGCAAGTTCGGCTTCTCGGCCAAGACCACGCTGGCGCTGGCGCAAAGCCTGTACGAACGTCACAAGGCCCTGACCTACCCGCGTACCGACTCGCGCGCCCTGCCCGAGGATTATCTGCCCGTCGCCAAGCAGACCTTCGACATGCTGGCCACCAGCGGCATGCGCCATCTGGCGCCGTTTGCCCAGCAGGCCATCAACGACAACTACATCCGCCCCACCAAGCGCGTGTTCGACAACAGCAAGGTGTCGGATCACTTTGCCATCATCCCGACCACCCAGGCCCCCTCCGGCCTGTCGGAAGCCGAACAGAAGCTGTACGACCTGGTCGTGCGCCGCTTCATGGCCGTGTTCTTCCCCAGCGCCGAATACCAGGTCACCACGCGCATCAGCAAGGTGGAGCAGCACAGCTTCAAGACCGAGGGCAAGGTGCTGGTCAAGCCGGGCTGGCTGGCCATCTACGGCAAGGAAGCCGCCAACGAGGTGGAGGACGCCAAGGAAGGCGACAAGGGCCAGCCCCTGGTGGCCGTGCAGCCCGGCGAGCAGCCGCGCACCCACCACGCCGATGTCAAGGGCCTCAAGACCAAGCCGCCGGCACGCTACTCCGAAGCCACGCTGCTGGGAGCCATGGAAGGCGCCGGCAAGCAGATCGACGACGACGAGCTGCGCGAAGCCATGCAGGAAAAAGGCCTGGGCACGCCAGCCACGCGCGCGGCCATCATTGAAGGCCTGCTGACGGAAAAGTACATGCTGCGCGAAGGCCGCGAGCTGATCCCCACGGCCAAGGCCTTCCAGCTGATGACGCTGCTGCGCGGCCTGGAAGTCGAGGAGCTGTGCCGTGCCGACCTGACCGGCGAATGGGAATTCAAGCTGTCGCAGATGGAAAAAGGCCAGCTCTCGCGCGAAGCCTTCATGCAGCAGATCCAGGCCATGACCGAGAAGCTGGTCAAGAAGGCCAAGGAATACGACCGCGACACAATTCCCGGCGACTATGCGACGCTTTCCACACCCTGCCCCAACTGCGGCGGCGTGGTCAAGGAAAACTACCGCCGCTATGCCTGCACAGGCGCCAATGGTGCCAGCGAAGGCTGCGGCTTCTCGTTCACCAAATCGCCGGCCGGCCGCACCTTCGAGACGGCCGAGGCCGAGCAACTGCTGCGCGAGCGCCGTATCGGCCCGCTGGAAGGCTTCCGCTCCAAGGCCGGCTGGCCGTTTGTGGCCGAGGTCGCCATCGTGCGTGACGAGGAAAACAGCAACTTCAAGCTGGAATTCGACTTCGGCGACGACAAGGACTCCGAGGACACGGGCGAGATCGTGGACTTTGCCCACCAGCAAAGCCTGGGCCCCTGCCCCAAGTGCGGCTCGCCCGTGTTCGAGCATGGCGCCAACTATGTCTGCTCCAAGGCCGTGCCCACGCTGGCCCAGACCACGCCCAGCTGTGACTTCAAGAGCGGCCAGATCATTCTGCAGCAGCCCATAGAGCGCGAGCAGATGAGCAAGCTGCTGCAGACCGGCAAGACCGATCTGCTGGAGAAGTTCGTCTCCAACCGCACGCGCCGCAACTTCAAGGCCTTCCTGGTCTGGGATGGCGCAGCGGGCAAGGTGAACTTCGAGTTCGAGCAGCGCGAAGGCAAATACCCGGCGCGCAAGACGGCTGGCGCTGCAGCGGCCAAGACCACGACGGCTGCCGCCAAGAAGACAGGCACGGCAGCCAAGAAGACCGCCGCCAAGACAGCGACCAAGGCGACGACCAAGACCGCTGCGGTGAAGAAGCCCCGCACCGTGAGCGCCACGCTCAAGCCCAGCGCCGACCTGGCCGCCGTGATCGGCAGCGAGCCGACCTCGCGCCCCGACGTGATCAAGAAGCTCTGGGACTACATCAAGGCCAACGGCCTGCAGGATGCCAAGGACAAGCGCGCCATCAACGCCGACGCCAAGCTCAAGCCGGTGTTCGGCAAGGAGCAGATCAGCATGTTCGAGCTGGCCGGCATCGTGGGCAAGCATGTGAGCTGATCGCCAGCCCTGCCAAGCTGACACACAGAGACCGCCACGGCTTGCCGCTGGCGGTCTTTTTCATTTCAGGCAGCGCAGCGCAAGGCGTTCAGATAGCCATATATGGCCGTGTTGGCGCGCTGGCGCAGCAAATCCAGATCCGGCGGTGCATCGGCGGCCAGATAGCTGTGATTGAACAAGCCGTACAGAATGCACTGGCTCACCCGTGCAGCATCGCGCACCGGGTAGTCCGGGGGCAGATCGACGGCCTGCTCTATGGCTGCGGCCCAGGCATCCACACAGCGTTCGAACATCTTGCGGTAGGCCTCGGAAGTGGAGTAGTGACGCTCCAGCAGGTAGTGGGCACCCCATTCATCTGCCCGCTCGCGGTGCGCCTGCAACTGTGACTCGATCACCGCCTCGGCAATCTGCATCAGCGGCTGGCCCGAATGACTGCCGGTCACGCCGCGAATGCCCAGCAGCAGCGACTTGGAGCGCAGATGCAGGCAGACCTTGGCCAGATCTTCCTTGCCCGAGAAATACTCGTAGAAGCTGCCCAGCCCTGTGCCCGCCACCAGGACGATCTCGCGCACGGTGATTTCCGCGTAACTGCGCTCAAGCAAAAGCCGAACAAAGGCGTCCTGCAGGGCCTGAAACGTCTGCCGCGCGCGGGACTGCAAAGGGCGGCGACGCCCTGCTGTCGCGGTGGAAGGAGTGCGTGGTTTCATGCTGGCCAAATCCGAACACCTTTTTTGCACGGTTTCCTAGAATTTTTGACAGGTACCTCGATGCCATTGTGCATTGCGGCCTGGCGAATAAAAAATCCTTATGAGAGGACGGAGACAAGCATGCACCCTCGTATTACCACTCCCCTGGCGGCAGTGGTTCTGGCCTGCGCATCACTCGTTCACGCGCAGCCGGCCACGACAGTGAAGATTGCCTCGCTGGATACCATGAGCGGCCCCATGGCGGGATTGGGCCTGAATATACTCAAGAGCTTCCAGTACAGCGCCAAGCTTGCCAACGAACAAGGCTGGGCCGGTGCAGTGAAGTTCGAGATCGTGCCCTTCGACAACCGCCTCTCCGCACAGGAGGCGCTGAGCCTGCTCAACTCCATCATCGGACAGAACATCCGCTATGTGGTGCAGGGTGCCAGCTCCTCGGCCGTGGGCCTGGCATTGCAGGAGGCCATCGAAAAGCACAACGGTCGCAACCCCGGCAAGGAAATCATCTACCTGAACTATGCGGCCCAGGCGCCGCAGATGACCAATGCCAGGTGCAGCTACTGGCACTTCCGCACCGATGCGAATTCGGACATGAAGGTGGCCGCGCTGACCTCCTATCTGGCCGGGCAAAAGCAGGTGAAGCAGGTCTTTCTGCTCAACCCCAACTATGCCTATGGCCAGGAAGTCTCGCGCGCCGCACGCAGCATGCTGGCGGCCAAGCGCCCCGACCTGAAGATCGTGGGCGATGACCTCCACCCGCTGGGCCAGGTCAAGGATTACTCCCCCTATATCGCCAAGATCAAGCAATCCGGGGCCGATGCCGTCATCACTGCGGACTTCGGCGCCGATCTGGCGCTGATCGTGCGGGCTGCTCGCGAAGCGGGTCTGAGCGCGGACTTCTACACCCTCAACGGCAACAACTTCGGCGTGCCCAGCGCCATGGGTGCAGCTGGACAGGGCCGGGTCAAGCTGATCTCGGCCTTCAGCCCCAACTCTGAGCCGCTGATGAGCAGCCCGCTGCTGCCGGGCTTCAAGCGCCAGTTCAACGAGGACTTCATCAACGGCCTGGGCCACAACGCCATGCTGATGCTGGCCCAGGCCATGCGCGAGGCCAAGTCCGTGGAACCTGCCGCCGTGGCGGCCAGGATGTCGGGCATGCGCTTCGAAGGCCTCAACGGCCCCGTGGAAATGCGCAAGAGCGACCACCAGGCCCAGCAACCCATCCATGTGCTGAGCTGGGAAAAAGTGGACGGCAAGACGGTGGTGCATGACCAGGAAGGAACGGGCCTGGGATGGAAGCCCGTCAGCACGGTTTCCGCACAGGCATCCAGCCTGGACACCAGCTGCACCATGAAGCGGCCCTCCTGAACCGCCTGCCTGGCGTACCCCAGAAATCACAACGCCCTGAGCCCCTCTGCGGACAGGGCCACCCACCTCAGAAGGAGGAGACATCATGACTGGCATCCATCCCCATAACCAGGCTCCGGAGCTCAAGGACTACAACGTCTACACCAGCGACCCGGTGCTGCAGCGTGCCGTGACACGCGGCGGCGCACAGTGGCGCGACCCGGAGCTGCAACGCCAGGGCGCGGAATATGGCGCCGAAGCCACGCTGCGCGCCGCAGAAGAAGCCAACCACTTCGAGCCCGAGCTGCACACGCATTCGCCCTCGGGCGACCGTATCGACCAGGTGCGCTTTCACCCCGCATGGCACCAGATGATGACGATTGCACGGCGCAACGGCATCTCCAACCTGCCCTTCACCGACCAGCGGCAGACGGCCTGGCCAGCCTATGGTGCATCGCTGTTCATGCACAGCCAGATCGAGTCCGGCTCGGGTTGCCCGACCACCATGACCAAGGCCAGCATTCCGCTGGTGCGTATCAACCCCCAGCTCAATGCGGTGCTGGGGCCGCTGCTGGAATCCACCGATTACGACGCGCGCGACATTCCCGCAGAGGGCAAGCGTTCCATCACCGTGGGCATGGGCATGACGGAGCGCCAGGGCGGCAGCGATGTGCGCAGCAACACCACGCGTGCCGTGGCCTTGAATCCATCGGGCAGCAGCGGTCCCTGGGGCGAGGAATACCTGATCACCGGCCACAAATGGTTCTTCTCGGCCCCCATGTGCGACGGACATCTGGTGCTGGCCAAGACCGAGGAACGCGGTCCCGCCTGCTTTTTCGTGCCGCGCTGGCGGCCCGACGGCAGCAAGAACGCCATTCACATCCAGCGCCTCAAGGACAAGGTGGGCAACCGCTCCAACAGCAGCAGCGAAGTGGAGTTCGACAACGCCTGGGGCGTGCTCATCGGCCAGGAAGGGCGGGGCATTTCCACCATCATCGAAATGGCCACCTACACCCGTCTGGACTGCGCGCTGTCCAGTGCCGGCTTCATGCGCCAGGCACTGGTGCAGGCCCTGCACTACACGCGCAACCGCCATGCCTTCGGCCTGCCGCTGGCCGAACAGCCGGTGATGACCGGCCTGCTCGCCGACATGGCACTGGAATCCGAAGCTGCCACCTGGCTGGCCATGGATCTGGCTGCACGCTTTGGCTCCGAAGACGCCCTGGATCAGGCCTGGCGCCGCATCGTCACGCCTGCCGCCAAGTTCTGGAACTGCAAGCGTGCCGTGGGC
Protein-coding sequences here:
- a CDS encoding branched-chain amino acid ABC transporter substrate-binding protein, with product MHPRITTPLAAVVLACASLVHAQPATTVKIASLDTMSGPMAGLGLNILKSFQYSAKLANEQGWAGAVKFEIVPFDNRLSAQEALSLLNSIIGQNIRYVVQGASSSAVGLALQEAIEKHNGRNPGKEIIYLNYAAQAPQMTNARCSYWHFRTDANSDMKVAALTSYLAGQKQVKQVFLLNPNYAYGQEVSRAARSMLAAKRPDLKIVGDDLHPLGQVKDYSPYIAKIKQSGADAVITADFGADLALIVRAAREAGLSADFYTLNGNNFGVPSAMGAAGQGRVKLISAFSPNSEPLMSSPLLPGFKRQFNEDFINGLGHNAMLMLAQAMREAKSVEPAAVAARMSGMRFEGLNGPVEMRKSDHQAQQPIHVLSWEKVDGKTVVHDQEGTGLGWKPVSTVSAQASSLDTSCTMKRPS
- a CDS encoding acyl-CoA dehydrogenase family protein, producing MTGIHPHNQAPELKDYNVYTSDPVLQRAVTRGGAQWRDPELQRQGAEYGAEATLRAAEEANHFEPELHTHSPSGDRIDQVRFHPAWHQMMTIARRNGISNLPFTDQRQTAWPAYGASLFMHSQIESGSGCPTTMTKASIPLVRINPQLNAVLGPLLESTDYDARDIPAEGKRSITVGMGMTERQGGSDVRSNTTRAVALNPSGSSGPWGEEYLITGHKWFFSAPMCDGHLVLAKTEERGPACFFVPRWRPDGSKNAIHIQRLKDKVGNRSNSSSEVEFDNAWGVLIGQEGRGISTIIEMATYTRLDCALSSAGFMRQALVQALHYTRNRHAFGLPLAEQPVMTGLLADMALESEAATWLAMDLAARFGSEDALDQAWRRIVTPAAKFWNCKRAVGYTGEAMEVFGGNGYVETGPMGRLFREAPVNSIWEGSGNVMCLDVLRAIARNPEDAHLLLDHLREVGSEEAVLRAQVDKLRQAVTLPPQELEREARRFTQRLAITVQATLMLQHASSDSAAAFLGSRFDPDWGPVAGVACGSNDPAALLRNAWTG
- a CDS encoding TetR/AcrR family transcriptional regulator translates to MQSRARQTFQALQDAFVRLLLERSYAEITVREIVLVAGTGLGSFYEYFSGKEDLAKVCLHLRSKSLLLGIRGVTGSHSGQPLMQIAEAVIESQLQAHRERADEWGAHYLLERHYSTSEAYRKMFERCVDAWAAAIEQAVDLPPDYPVRDAARVSQCILYGLFNHSYLAADAPPDLDLLRQRANTAIYGYLNALRCAA
- a CDS encoding DNA topoisomerase III: MTKTLVIAEKPSVAQDIVRALTPVAGKFEKHDDYFESDSYVVTSAVGHLVEIQAPEEFDVKRGKWSFANLPVIPPRFDLKPVDKTKTRLNAVVKQAKRKDVTELINACDAGREGELIFRLIEQYAGGAKGGLGKPVKRLWLQSMTPQAIRDGFNNLRSDQQMQGLASAARSRSEADWLVGINGTRAMTAFNSRDGGFFLTTVGRVQTPTLSLVVEREEKIRKFVSRDYWEVHGTFDAQAGQYLGKWFNPQWKKSDDAEAKADRLWNKAEAEAIAAAVQGKPATVTEESKPTTQASPLLFDLTSLQREANGKFGFSAKTTLALAQSLYERHKALTYPRTDSRALPEDYLPVAKQTFDMLATSGMRHLAPFAQQAINDNYIRPTKRVFDNSKVSDHFAIIPTTQAPSGLSEAEQKLYDLVVRRFMAVFFPSAEYQVTTRISKVEQHSFKTEGKVLVKPGWLAIYGKEAANEVEDAKEGDKGQPLVAVQPGEQPRTHHADVKGLKTKPPARYSEATLLGAMEGAGKQIDDDELREAMQEKGLGTPATRAAIIEGLLTEKYMLREGRELIPTAKAFQLMTLLRGLEVEELCRADLTGEWEFKLSQMEKGQLSREAFMQQIQAMTEKLVKKAKEYDRDTIPGDYATLSTPCPNCGGVVKENYRRYACTGANGASEGCGFSFTKSPAGRTFETAEAEQLLRERRIGPLEGFRSKAGWPFVAEVAIVRDEENSNFKLEFDFGDDKDSEDTGEIVDFAHQQSLGPCPKCGSPVFEHGANYVCSKAVPTLAQTTPSCDFKSGQIILQQPIEREQMSKLLQTGKTDLLEKFVSNRTRRNFKAFLVWDGAAGKVNFEFEQREGKYPARKTAGAAAAKTTTAAAKKTGTAAKKTAAKTATKATTKTAAVKKPRTVSATLKPSADLAAVIGSEPTSRPDVIKKLWDYIKANGLQDAKDKRAINADAKLKPVFGKEQISMFELAGIVGKHVS